A genomic window from Lotus japonicus ecotype B-129 chromosome 1, LjGifu_v1.2 includes:
- the LOC130725097 gene encoding omega-amidase, chloroplastic-like: protein MRRQIYVATCSPARDTESGYVAWGHSTLVGPFVEVMATTEHEEATIIAEIDYSILEQRRTSVPVTKQRRGDLYQLMDLQRLNSS, encoded by the exons ATGAGGAGACAGATATATGTGGCAACATGTTCACCCGCTCGGGATACTGAATCTGGTTATGTAGCTTGGGGTCACTCCACTCTTGTTGGACCA TTTGTAGAAGTTATGGCTACTACAGAACATGAGGAAGCAACCATCATAGCTGAAATTGATTATTCAATATTGGAGCAGAGaag GACAAGTGTCCCTGTGACAAAGCAACGAAGAGGCGATCTTTACCAATTGATGGATCTTCAGAGGCTGAATTCCTCCTAG
- the LOC130725090 gene encoding pentatricopeptide repeat-containing protein At5g65560-like, producing the protein MAVAVRKATVKPSSIVTTITSLLQTPDSEPLKKFSCYLTPSLVTQVIKNTHNPHHALFFFNWASNPQPNPNNYSHPRSCYAAITDVLLSHSLFSTADSLLRRSNKLSDFLASKFINAFGDRGDIRGAIHWFHKAKASGPCALSCNAVLGVLVRANRVNLAKAIYDQVVKEALVEPDVFTYTTMIRGFCKMGMVESARKVFDEMRCEPNVITYNTMIHGLCKKGEMDGAMRVFNRFAESKSCRPDVVTFTTLIDGYSKRGEVQEALNCMKEMQEQGCQPNVVTYNALIEGLCLSGNVDEAKRMMSRMRLKGIKDNVATNTSMLKGFCMVGRSEEAIKHMKEMVSRGMDLDVKAYSVIVNEYCKIGKPSEAVSILREMVAKRMKPSVSSFNAVFRVLVAERKLEEAVLLLKNMPRMGCSPNFLSYSIVICGLCKVKGRMQLVEELVSSMLQSGHNLDATMYNCLLGGYCEDGDEEMALKTVYDMIDKSFLFNKDIYCTFVKELCAKGKVKEEYLKRCVDNTL; encoded by the coding sequence ATGGCCGTGGCAGTGCGGAAAGCCACCGTGAAACCATCCTCCATTGTAACCACCATCACCTCCCTCCTTCAAACACCAGATTCTGAACCTCTGAAAAAATTCTCATGCTACCTCACTCCAAGCTTGGTTACCCAAGTGATCAAGAACACACACAACCCCCACCatgctctcttcttcttcaactggGCCTCCAACCCTCAACCCAACCCCAACAACTACTCCCACCCTCGCTCCTGTTACGCTGCCATCACCGACGTCTTGCTTTCCCACTCCCTTTTCTCCACCGCCGACTCCCTCCTCCGCCGCTCCAACAAACTCTCCGACTTCCTCGCCTCCAAATTCATCAACGCTTTCGGCGACCGTGGCGATATCAGAGGCGCCATTCACTGGTTCCACAAAGCCAAAGCCTCTGGGCCTTGCGCGTTGTCTTGTAATGCCGTACTGGGTGTGTTGGTTAGAGCCAACCGGGTCAACCTGGCCAAGGCAATTTACGACCAGGTTGTGAAGGAAGCTCTGGTGGAGCCTGATGTTTTCACTTACACCACCATGATTAGGGGATTCTGTAAAATGGGCATGGTCGAGAGTGCGCGGAAGGTGTTCGATGAAATGCGCTGTGAGCCTAACGTGATAACTTACAATACAATGATCCACGGGCTTTGCAAGAAAGGTGAAATGGATGGTGCCATGAGGGTTTTCAATCGATTCGCGGAGAGTAAGAGTTGCAGACCGGATGTCGTGACTTTTACCACTTTGATTGATGGGTATTCCAAGAGAGGTGAGGTGCAAGAGGCGCTGAACTGCATGAAGGAGATGCAGGAACAAGGTTGTCAGCCCAATGTTGTGACCTACAATGCGTTGATTGAAGGTCTTTGTTTGAGTGGGAATGTGGATGAGGCCAAGAGGATGATGAGTAGGATGCGGCTAAAGGGTATCAAAGACAATGTTGCCACAAACACTAGCATGTTGAAGGGCTTTTGCATGGTTGGGAGGTCTGAGGAAGCTATCAAGCATATGAAGGAAATGGTTTCTCGAGGGATGGATCTGGATGTGAAAGCATACAGTGTTATTGTCAATGAGTATTGCAAAATAGGAAAACCAAGTGAAGCAGTTTCAATTCTAAGGGAAATGGTGGCTAAAAGGATGAAGCCAAGTGTGTCAAGTTTCAATGCAGTGTTTAGAGTTCTTGTGGCTGAGAGGAAGCTTGAGGAAGCAGTTCTTCTTTTAAAGAACATGCCTCGAATGGGGTGCTCACCGAACTTCTTATCATACAGTATTGTGATATGTGGTCTCTGTAAAGTGAAAGGTAGGATGCAACTGGTTGAAGAGCTTGTTTCGAGCATGCTCCAGAGTGGACATAACTTGGATGCCACCATGTACAACTGCTTGCTTGGGGGATATTGTGAAGATGGGGATGAAGAGATGGCATTGAAGACGGTATATGACATGATTGACAAGAGCTTTCTGTTCAACAAAGACATTTACTGCACTTTTGTTAAGGAGTTGTGTGCAAAGGGGAAAGTGAAAGAGGAGTATTTGAAGAGATGTGTAGATAACACCTTGTAA
- the LOC130749430 gene encoding uncharacterized protein LOC130749430, whose protein sequence is MLITLLRKETSGRDLIRPGATRFATSYLTLSCLSELETPLRAMFDSEDWRSTKFATSTEGENVQRIVKDSQFWKNIVICLKAAGPMIEVLRLVDSDERPAMGFIYVAIDTAKEKIRTNFKDVKKRYESVWKIIDERWDKQLHRLLHAAGYYLNPHFHWDSNFRKNDVEVKEGLYSRMIKMVPNVVERRKIHAQLIEFHNKKGMFGLEDAQSIRKTMTPAEWWEAYGYHCPELRNFVIRVLSLTCSFSGCERNWSAFEMVHTKKRNKLHQKKMNDLVYVMYNLKLQNNPKKRNVVASCSFEEVASDDEWITEEREDVNVNEEVGLEHLNDNDVNVNLDEVGGSISHTNASGIRQDFSSDSDEGDADGNDDGGESEDDEGDDHGMEE, encoded by the exons ATGCTTATTACTTTGTTGAGGAAAGAGACTTCTGGGAGGGACTTGATTAGGCCTGGTGCGACTCGCTTTGCCACATCATATTTGACTCTATCTTGTCTTAGTGAACTCGAAACACCATTGAGGGCCATGTTTGATTCGGAAGATTGGAGGTCAACTAAGTTTGCTACTTCAACAGAGGGGGAAAATGTGCAAAGAATAGTAAAGGATTCTCAGTTTTGGAAGAACATAGTGATATGTCTCAAGGCTGCTGGTCCTATGATAGAAGTCCTTCGCTTGGTGGATTCAGATGAAAGACCCGCCATGGGTTTCATATATGTTGCAATTGATACCGCTAAAGAGAAGATAAGAACAAACTTCAAGGATGTCAAGAAAAG ATATGAGTCTGTATGGAAAATCATTGATGAGAGGTGGGATAAACAACTTCATAGACTCTTACATGCAGCTGGATATTATCTTAATCCCCACTTCCATTGGGATTCTAATTTCAGAAAAAATGATGTTGAGGTCAAAGAAGGGCTATACAGTCGCATGATAAAGATGGTACCCAATGTCGTGGAGAGGAGAAAGATTCATGCCCAACTTATTGAGTTTCATAACAAAAAAGGCATGTTTGGACTAGAAGATGCACAAAGTATTAGGAAGACTATGACTCCAGCAGAATGGTGGGAGGCTTATGGATATCATTGTCCCGAACTAAGGAATTTTGTCATTCGGGTTCTAAGCTTGACTTGTAGTTTTTCCGGGTGTGAGCGCAATTGGAGTGCATTTGAAATG GTGCATACAAAGAAAAGGAATAAATTGCACCAAAAGAAGATGAATGATTTGGTTTATGTCATGTACAACTTGAAGTTGCAGAATAACCCAAAAAAGAGAAATGTTGTTGCCTCTTGTTCTTTTGAGGAAGTTGCTTCAGATGATGAGTGGATAACTGAGGAACGAGAAGATGTTAATGTCAATGAAGAAGTTGGACTTGAACATCTTAATGATAATGATGTTAATGTGAATTTGGATGAAGTTGGAGGAAGTATTAGTCATACTAATGCAAGTGGAATTAGACAAGATTTTTcatctgattctgatgaaggTGATGCCGATGGCAATGATGATGGAGGAGAAtctgaagatgatgaaggtgatgatcaTGGAATGGAAGAATGA